In a genomic window of Irregularibacter muris:
- the atpE gene encoding ATP synthase F0 subunit C, translated as MITGKELILACSAIGAGLAMIAGIGPGIGQGYAAGKGAEGVGRQPEAQGDIVRTMLLGAAVAETTGIYGLIIALILLFANPLIRLIG; from the coding sequence ATGATTACAGGAAAAGAATTAATACTTGCATGTTCAGCAATAGGAGCAGGACTTGCTATGATCGCAGGTATAGGACCTGGTATAGGACAAGGATATGCAGCAGGTAAAGGGGCAGAAGGCGTAGGAAGACAACCAGAAGCCCAGGGGGATATTGTAAGAACAATGCTTCTAGGTGCAGCTGTAGCCGAGACTACAGGGATCTATGGTCTAATCATTGCTTTGATTTTATTATTTGCCAATCCATTAATTAGATTAATTGGATAA
- the atpE gene encoding ATP synthase F0 subunit C produces the protein MFEGITGKELILACSAIGAGLAMIAGIGPGIGQGYAAGKGAEGVGRRPEAQGDIVRTMLLGAAVAETTGIYGLIIALILLFANPLIRLIG, from the coding sequence ATGTTTGAAGGAATCACAGGAAAAGAGCTAATTCTTGCTTGTTCAGCAATAGGAGCAGGACTTGCTATGATCGCAGGTATAGGACCTGGTATAGGACAAGGATATGCAGCAGGTAAAGGAGCAGAGGGCGTGGGAAGAAGACCAGAAGCCCAGGGGGATATTGTAAGAACAATGCTTCTAGGTGCAGCCGTAGCCGAGACTACAGGGATCTATGGTCTAATCATTGCTTTGATTTTATTATTTGCCAATCCATTAATTAGATTAATTGGATAA